From bacterium, the proteins below share one genomic window:
- a CDS encoding 3-oxoacyl-ACP reductase — protein sequence FAASLSTRGKSGVALAAVPPDAVPPEFAADILVYDASGAADPAALEEAYEFFHGFIRHLDACGRIVVIGRPPQLLGETPAAAAAQALDGFMRSLAKEVGRNGSTANLVTVEPGAEARLGAVVRFVASERSAFVTGQAFPVTVTATAGAGKDLHDVKPLAGKVAVVTGAARGIGAETARRLAEEGATVVVVDRPDDLAEADKTAKAIGGVAFALDVTAPDAPNKLDAYLRETHGGVDIIVHNAGVTRDKTIANMKPEAWRLTVDVSVGAPLRIMETLMKGTLRKGGRVVCLSSIAGIAGNRGQTNYAAAKAGVIGMVRHLSARLAPEGTTVNAVAPGFIETRMTAAMPAANREVARRIAALSQGGQPQDVAEVITFLASPGAVGVTGAVIRVCGGNLVGA from the coding sequence GTTCGCCGCGTCGCTCTCGACGCGCGGCAAGTCCGGCGTCGCTCTCGCGGCCGTGCCGCCCGATGCCGTGCCGCCGGAGTTCGCCGCGGACATCCTTGTCTATGACGCGAGCGGCGCGGCCGACCCCGCGGCGCTCGAGGAAGCGTACGAATTTTTTCACGGCTTCATCCGCCATCTCGACGCGTGCGGGCGCATCGTCGTCATCGGCCGCCCGCCTCAGCTTCTGGGCGAGACGCCCGCGGCCGCCGCGGCGCAGGCGCTCGACGGCTTCATGCGCAGCCTCGCCAAGGAAGTCGGACGCAACGGCTCGACCGCGAATCTCGTCACGGTCGAACCCGGCGCCGAGGCGCGCCTTGGCGCGGTGGTTCGATTCGTCGCCTCCGAGCGCAGCGCGTTCGTCACCGGCCAGGCGTTTCCCGTTACCGTCACCGCGACGGCGGGCGCCGGCAAGGACCTGCACGATGTGAAACCGCTGGCCGGCAAGGTCGCCGTCGTCACCGGCGCGGCGCGCGGCATCGGCGCCGAAACCGCAAGGCGTCTCGCGGAAGAAGGCGCGACGGTGGTCGTCGTGGATCGCCCGGACGATTTGGCCGAAGCCGACAAAACCGCGAAGGCGATCGGCGGCGTGGCGTTCGCGCTCGATGTCACCGCGCCGGACGCGCCGAATAAGCTCGACGCGTATCTGCGCGAAACGCACGGGGGCGTGGATATCATCGTGCACAACGCGGGCGTCACGCGCGACAAGACGATCGCGAACATGAAGCCGGAGGCCTGGCGGCTGACCGTGGACGTTTCCGTCGGCGCGCCGCTGCGCATCATGGAAACGCTCATGAAGGGAACGCTGCGAAAGGGCGGGCGCGTCGTGTGCCTGTCGTCCATCGCCGGCATCGCGGGAAATCGCGGGCAGACGAATTACGCCGCCGCGAAGGCGGGCGTCATCGGTATGGTGCGGCATCTGTCCGCGCGGCTCGCGCCGGAGGGCACGACGGTGAACGCGGTCGCGCCCGGCTTCATCGAAACGCGCATGACCGCCGCGATGCCCGCGGCCAACCGCGAGGTCGCCCGCCGCATCGCCGCGCTCTCGCAGGGCGGGCAGCCGCAGGATGTGGCGGAGGTCATCACGTTTCTCGCGTCGCCCGGCGCGGTCGGCGTGACCGGCGCGGTGATCCGCGTCTGCGGCGGAAATCTTGTGGGAGCGTAA